One Polynucleobacter sp. MWH-Spelu-300-X4 genomic window carries:
- the hisF gene encoding imidazole glycerol phosphate synthase subunit HisF, producing MLSKRIIPCLDVTAGRVVKGVNFVELRDAGDPVEIARRYDDQGADEITFLDITATSDERDLILHIIEDVASQVFIPLTVGGGVRAVADVRRLLNAGADKVGMNSAAVANPDLVSDSAAKYGSQCIVVAIDAKQTQPGLWEVFTHGGRKNTGINAISWAQEVAKRGAGEILLTSMDRDGTKNGFDLDLTRAVSDAVTCPVIASGGVGNLQHLADGITKGHADAVLAASIFHFGEHTVGEAKRLMASQGIPVRL from the coding sequence ATGCTTTCAAAAAGAATCATTCCTTGTTTAGATGTCACAGCGGGTCGAGTTGTGAAGGGGGTGAACTTTGTTGAACTTCGTGATGCTGGGGACCCTGTTGAAATTGCTCGTCGTTATGATGACCAAGGCGCTGATGAAATCACTTTCTTAGACATTACTGCCACTTCAGATGAGCGCGATTTAATTTTGCACATTATTGAAGATGTGGCATCTCAGGTATTTATTCCATTAACTGTGGGTGGTGGTGTTAGAGCTGTTGCCGATGTGCGTCGTTTATTAAATGCGGGTGCAGATAAAGTCGGTATGAACTCTGCTGCTGTAGCTAATCCTGATTTGGTTTCTGATTCAGCTGCTAAATATGGTTCGCAATGTATTGTGGTGGCCATTGATGCAAAACAAACACAACCTGGCTTATGGGAAGTGTTTACGCATGGTGGCCGTAAAAATACAGGGATTAACGCTATCAGTTGGGCGCAAGAAGTGGCCAAGCGAGGTGCTGGTGAGATTCTTCTGACCAGTATGGATCGTGATGGTACTAAGAATGGTTTTGATTTAGATTTAACTCGTGCGGTGAGCGATGCAGTGACTTGTCCAGTGATTGCTTCTGGTGGTGTGGGTAATTTGCAGCATTTGGCGGACGGTATTACTAAAGGTCATGCCGATGCCGTATTAGCCGCAAGTATTTTCCACTTTGGCGAGCATACGGTGGGTGAGGCAAAGCGTTTGATGGCCTCCCAAGGAATACCGGTTAGACTTTAA
- a CDS encoding histidine triad nucleotide-binding protein has protein sequence MTQTNQEHQVQQAQHTHSENCIFCKIIAGQIPSKKIYEDEELFAFHDIRPAAPIHFLIVPKRHFANLMVADSKDEALLGRMMTLAPRLALEQGCRPGDTGGFRVVINNGADGGQEVYHIHMHVMGGPRPWKKD, from the coding sequence ATGACCCAAACGAATCAGGAGCACCAAGTGCAGCAGGCGCAACATACGCACTCTGAAAACTGCATTTTTTGCAAAATTATTGCCGGGCAGATTCCAAGTAAAAAGATTTATGAGGATGAGGAGCTATTTGCTTTTCATGACATTCGTCCAGCAGCACCCATACACTTTCTAATAGTACCTAAGCGTCATTTCGCCAATTTAATGGTGGCTGATAGCAAAGATGAGGCATTACTAGGTAGAATGATGACGCTCGCGCCGCGCTTAGCTCTAGAGCAGGGTTGCCGACCTGGCGATACCGGAGGCTTTAGAGTGGTTATTAATAATGGTGCTGATGGTGGGCAAGAGGTTTACCATATACACATGCATGTCATGGGCGGTCCCCGCCCATGGAAAAAAGATTAA
- the tatC gene encoding twin-arginine translocase subunit TatC gives MSQNQTPETNTEDGIQETFLSHLFELRDRLIKSFVALLIVFIGLVYWAPDIFHLFAKPLLDALPNGGRMIVTDVTGSFFVPMKVTLLVAFLGALPYIMYQLWSFIAPGLYSHERKLVIPIVTSSYILFISGMAFAYFLVFPTVFSFMAHYNAPLGADMATDIDKYLSFAMTTFLAFGLTFEVPVVVVVLVKLGMIRTKKLKEIRPYVIVGAFIIAAVVTPPDVLSQLLLAVPLCVLYELGVFVARFYEAPLDPADETTDDK, from the coding sequence ATGTCACAAAATCAAACGCCAGAGACAAATACAGAAGACGGTATTCAAGAAACCTTCTTGTCTCATTTGTTTGAGTTGCGTGACCGATTAATTAAATCTTTTGTTGCTTTATTAATCGTGTTCATTGGCTTGGTCTATTGGGCGCCGGATATTTTTCACTTATTTGCAAAACCGCTTTTAGATGCATTGCCTAATGGTGGGCGCATGATTGTTACGGATGTAACGGGTTCATTCTTTGTGCCCATGAAAGTAACCCTCCTTGTAGCTTTCTTGGGTGCGTTGCCCTATATCATGTATCAGTTGTGGTCGTTTATTGCCCCAGGCTTGTACAGTCATGAGCGTAAGTTGGTAATTCCTATTGTGACGAGTAGCTATATCTTGTTTATTTCAGGGATGGCTTTCGCCTACTTCTTGGTATTTCCAACGGTATTTAGTTTTATGGCACATTACAACGCACCGTTGGGTGCGGATATGGCAACAGATATTGATAAATATCTGAGTTTTGCCATGACGACATTCTTGGCTTTTGGTTTAACTTTTGAAGTGCCTGTAGTTGTGGTGGTGCTTGTTAAGCTTGGCATGATTAGAACCAAAAAGCTCAAAGAGATACGTCCTTATGTCATTGTTGGGGCTTTTATTATTGCTGCGGTTGTAACGCCGCCAGATGTTCTTTCACAGCTTTTGTTGGCAGTACCACTTTGTGTACTTTATGAGTTAGGTGTTTTTGTGGCTAGATTTTATGAGGCGCCATTAGACCCTGCTGATGAAACAACTGATGATAAATAA
- the tatB gene encoding Sec-independent protein translocase protein TatB: MIDLGLSKLALIGVVALVVVGPERLPKVARMAGTLMGRAQRYMAEVKSEVNRQVELDELKKMQEAATSAMKDVQSSMKDVESSFAQTTQEVSSNLTENYDDFADDGGYVPTSFKSNLRQGKDSWGVKRAAMPQWYKKTAGVKTRIQSGAARVKRFRRAATQQKAPKSFF, from the coding sequence ATGATTGATCTTGGACTCTCCAAGTTAGCACTCATTGGCGTGGTCGCTTTAGTAGTGGTCGGACCTGAGCGTTTGCCCAAAGTGGCGCGCATGGCGGGCACTCTCATGGGGCGAGCTCAGCGTTATATGGCTGAGGTAAAAAGTGAAGTTAATCGCCAGGTAGAGTTAGACGAGCTTAAAAAAATGCAGGAAGCTGCTACGAGTGCCATGAAAGATGTGCAATCGAGTATGAAGGATGTTGAATCTAGTTTTGCGCAAACAACTCAAGAAGTTAGTTCTAATTTAACTGAGAACTACGATGACTTTGCTGACGATGGTGGATATGTTCCAACTAGTTTTAAAAGCAACTTACGTCAGGGTAAAGATAGCTGGGGTGTTAAACGAGCTGCTATGCCTCAGTGGTATAAAAAAACGGCGGGTGTTAAAACACGTATTCAGTCTGGTGCGGCAAGAGTGAAACGTTTCCGTCGTGCAGCAACCCAACAAAAAGCACCTAAGTCTTTTTTCTGA
- a CDS encoding phosphoribosyl-ATP diphosphatase, whose translation MTTQTKDQSSSMDAIKRLADVVDARRADFLAGKSDPDISYIAKLFSKGDDAILKKIGEEAAETVMAAKDSRFSNLAPDMQTKFVGEIADLWFHCFVALSQFNLRPEDVIAELERREGVSGIAEKAARKS comes from the coding sequence ATGACAACACAAACGAAAGATCAATCTAGCAGTATGGATGCCATTAAGCGTTTGGCTGATGTGGTGGATGCTCGTAGGGCTGATTTTCTTGCGGGCAAGTCAGATCCTGATATTTCTTATATTGCTAAGTTATTTAGCAAAGGTGATGATGCTATTTTGAAAAAAATAGGCGAGGAAGCTGCTGAAACAGTCATGGCTGCAAAAGACAGCCGGTTTTCTAACTTGGCTCCGGATATGCAAACTAAATTTGTGGGTGAGATTGCCGATCTTTGGTTCCACTGCTTTGTTGCTTTATCGCAATTCAATTTAAGACCGGAAGATGTGATTGCTGAACTAGAGCGTCGCGAGGGCGTGTCTGGAATTGCGGAAAAAGCCGCTAGAAAATCATGA
- the hisC gene encoding histidinol-phosphate transaminase, translating to MSRFWSETVKNLTPYVPGEQPKLSQLIKLNTNESPYGPSPKAIAAIAGANNDSLRLYPDPNSDSLKQAIASNYQVKANQVFVGNGSDEVLAHAFLALLKHEAPILFPDITYSFYPVYCNLYQVSFQNIPLTEDFSIEIDDYLSFNQGKNGGIIFPNPNAPTGKALTKAQIEKLLQGNKDSVVVIDEAYVDFGTDSAVSLVDQYANLLVVHTLSKSRALAGLRVGYAIGHPDLIEALERVKNSFNSYPIDKLAMAGAVASIEDKAYLQKISAAVIDTRKNLVADLDKLGFVTVPSAANFVFTKHPQKDAAEIAARLREKHIIVRHFKLPRIDQHLRITIGTNQECKALVQALKEIIV from the coding sequence ATGAGTCGTTTTTGGAGTGAAACTGTAAAAAACTTAACCCCCTATGTACCAGGGGAGCAGCCTAAATTAAGCCAACTCATCAAACTCAATACCAATGAGAGCCCTTATGGGCCATCGCCTAAAGCAATTGCCGCAATTGCTGGCGCCAATAATGACTCTTTACGCCTATACCCAGACCCTAACTCCGATAGTCTCAAACAAGCTATTGCTAGCAACTATCAAGTAAAAGCCAATCAAGTTTTTGTTGGTAATGGCTCAGACGAAGTACTTGCTCATGCATTTTTAGCCTTACTTAAGCACGAAGCTCCCATTTTGTTCCCGGATATTACTTATAGCTTCTATCCTGTTTACTGCAATCTATATCAAGTTTCTTTTCAGAACATTCCTCTAACGGAAGATTTCTCCATTGAGATTGATGATTACCTCTCATTTAACCAGGGTAAAAATGGGGGCATCATTTTCCCCAACCCCAATGCTCCCACAGGAAAAGCACTCACTAAAGCTCAAATAGAAAAATTGCTTCAAGGCAACAAAGATAGCGTTGTTGTTATTGATGAAGCTTATGTTGATTTTGGAACCGACTCGGCTGTTTCTTTAGTCGATCAATACGCCAATTTACTTGTGGTGCACACACTTTCAAAGTCACGCGCGCTAGCTGGCCTCAGAGTGGGCTATGCAATTGGCCACCCTGATTTAATTGAAGCACTTGAACGAGTAAAGAATAGCTTTAACTCATACCCCATCGATAAACTTGCTATGGCAGGTGCAGTAGCTTCTATTGAAGATAAAGCCTACTTACAAAAAATAAGCGCTGCTGTTATCGACACCAGAAAAAATCTAGTGGCAGATCTAGATAAACTGGGATTTGTAACAGTGCCATCAGCAGCCAATTTTGTATTTACAAAACACCCTCAGAAAGATGCTGCAGAAATAGCGGCACGTTTACGTGAAAAACATATTATTGTTCGTCACTTCAAACTACCTCGTATTGATCAACACTTAAGAATTACCATCGGTACCAATCAAGAATGCAAAGCATTGGTGCAAGCACTCAAAGAGATTATTGTTTAA
- the hisH gene encoding imidazole glycerol phosphate synthase subunit HisH, which produces MSKNSPSIAIVDYGMGNLRSVAQALMHAAPEAKVMIASKPEEIKAADKVVLPGQGAMPDCMSHLQDSGLLEAVLEATKNKPMLGVCVGEQMLFDTSAEIRFDAPAGTDLTKGLGLLPGKVVRFDLAGKSQADGSHFKVPHMGWNQVQQTRSHALWEGIPDNSSFYFVHSYYAVPANQEDTVGVTDYGNLFTCAVAKDNIFATQFHPEKSAHLGLRLYQNFTRWQP; this is translated from the coding sequence TTGTCAAAAAATTCACCCAGCATTGCTATTGTCGATTACGGCATGGGTAATTTGCGTTCCGTTGCGCAGGCTTTGATGCATGCTGCGCCAGAGGCTAAGGTAATGATTGCTTCTAAGCCGGAAGAGATTAAAGCAGCCGATAAAGTTGTTTTGCCTGGGCAAGGGGCCATGCCTGATTGCATGTCTCATTTACAAGACTCTGGTTTATTGGAGGCTGTTTTAGAGGCTACTAAAAATAAGCCTATGCTAGGTGTTTGTGTCGGTGAGCAAATGCTATTTGATACGAGCGCTGAAATTAGATTTGATGCTCCTGCCGGTACTGACTTAACCAAAGGTTTGGGTCTATTGCCTGGTAAGGTTGTGCGCTTTGATTTGGCAGGTAAGAGTCAGGCGGATGGATCACACTTTAAGGTGCCTCACATGGGATGGAATCAGGTTCAACAGACAAGATCACATGCTTTGTGGGAAGGCATTCCTGATAACAGCAGCTTTTATTTTGTGCATAGTTATTACGCTGTCCCGGCTAATCAAGAAGATACAGTAGGTGTTACAGATTACGGTAACTTATTTACTTGTGCCGTCGCTAAAGATAATATTTTTGCAACACAGTTTCATCCGGAAAAAAGCGCACACTTAGGTTTGCGTTTGTACCAAAATTTCACACGTTGGCAACCTTAA
- the hisA gene encoding 1-(5-phosphoribosyl)-5-[(5-phosphoribosylamino)methylideneamino]imidazole-4-carboxamide isomerase yields MLLIPAIDLKQGHCVRLEQGDMNKATTFSEDPGAMAKHWVDSGARRLHLVDLDGAFAGKPKNEVAIKSILKAVGDDIPVQLGGGIRDLETIERLLDDGLTYVIIGTAAVKNPGFLQEACAAFPGHIIVGLDAKEGKVATDGWSKLTGHEVADLAKKYEDYGVESIIYTDIGRDGMLKGINMEATIKLAQSVNIPIIASGGLTNMKDVDALCAAESEGVVGVIAGRAIYTGDLDLAKAQKHADEYVAK; encoded by the coding sequence ATGTTGTTAATTCCAGCTATCGATTTAAAACAAGGTCACTGTGTTCGTTTAGAACAGGGTGATATGAACAAAGCAACGACTTTTTCAGAAGACCCTGGCGCTATGGCGAAACACTGGGTTGATTCAGGTGCGCGTCGTTTGCATCTAGTAGACCTTGATGGTGCCTTTGCGGGTAAGCCTAAAAATGAAGTCGCAATTAAATCCATCCTAAAAGCGGTGGGTGATGATATCCCTGTGCAATTAGGTGGTGGTATTCGTGATTTAGAAACCATTGAGCGTCTTTTAGACGATGGTTTGACGTATGTAATTATCGGTACAGCCGCTGTTAAAAACCCTGGCTTTTTACAAGAAGCCTGCGCAGCGTTCCCTGGACACATCATTGTTGGATTGGATGCTAAAGAGGGTAAGGTTGCCACCGATGGTTGGAGTAAGTTGACTGGCCATGAGGTGGCTGACTTAGCTAAGAAGTATGAAGACTATGGTGTTGAGTCCATTATTTATACGGATATTGGTCGTGATGGCATGCTGAAAGGTATCAACATGGAAGCAACCATCAAGTTGGCGCAATCAGTGAACATTCCAATTATTGCTAGTGGTGGCTTGACCAACATGAAAGATGTGGATGCTCTATGCGCCGCTGAATCAGAAGGTGTTGTTGGTGTGATTGCAGGTAGAGCTATTTACACTGGTGATTTAGATTTAGCAAAAGCCCAAAAGCACGCTGATGAATATGTGGCGAAATAA
- the tatA gene encoding Sec-independent protein translocase subunit TatA: MGSFSVWHWIIVLLIVLLVFGTKKLRNIGADLGGAVKGFKDGMKGEADKPADQIQGQSTSDGKTVDVHAKDVSKN; this comes from the coding sequence ATGGGTTCATTTAGCGTTTGGCACTGGATTATTGTTCTATTAATCGTTCTTTTGGTATTTGGTACCAAAAAACTACGCAATATTGGTGCAGATTTAGGTGGTGCCGTTAAAGGTTTCAAAGATGGCATGAAGGGTGAGGCTGATAAACCAGCTGATCAAATTCAGGGTCAATCTACATCTGATGGCAAAACAGTTGATGTGCATGCCAAAGACGTGAGCAAAAACTAA
- the hisB gene encoding imidazoleglycerol-phosphate dehydratase HisB — MRQVDVTRNTSETQIQIAINLDGTGKAQLNSGVPFLDHMLDQIARHGMIDLTVTAKGDTHIDDHHTVEDVGITLGQAIAKAVGDKKGITRYGHSYVPLDETLSRVVIDFSGRPGLEFHVPFTRARVGDFDVDLAIEFFRGFVNHAGVTLHIDNLRGINAHHQIETVFKAFGRALRMALELDPRASGVIPSTKGSL; from the coding sequence ATGCGTCAAGTAGATGTCACACGAAACACCTCGGAAACCCAAATTCAGATTGCCATTAATTTAGATGGCACGGGTAAAGCTCAACTTAATTCAGGCGTTCCTTTCTTGGATCACATGCTCGATCAAATTGCCCGTCACGGCATGATTGATTTAACTGTGACCGCAAAAGGCGATACGCACATTGATGACCACCATACCGTTGAAGATGTGGGTATCACGTTAGGTCAAGCGATTGCGAAGGCTGTTGGCGATAAAAAAGGTATTACTCGTTATGGACATTCTTATGTGCCATTAGATGAGACTTTATCGAGAGTTGTGATCGATTTTTCTGGTCGCCCAGGTTTAGAGTTCCACGTGCCGTTTACGCGTGCACGCGTAGGTGACTTTGACGTGGACCTCGCTATTGAATTCTTCCGCGGTTTTGTTAATCATGCAGGCGTTACGTTGCATATTGATAACTTGCGCGGTATTAATGCTCACCACCAAATTGAGACGGTATTTAAGGCCTTTGGCCGTGCTTTGCGCATGGCTTTAGAACTTGATCCGCGCGCTAGTGGTGTGATCCCTTCTACAAAAGGTAGTTTGTAA